GGCCTCGTTCCCGCTGTCCCTTCTCAATTCCAGACACGGTGTGGTGAGGCCCTCGAGCCAAGGAGCAGTCCCATGACGCATCGTCGTTTCATGAACGAGGGAGCGGGTGTGTTCGCCGCGCTCATGCTGGCGGGCTGTGGTTCGGCCTCATCCGATACCGGGAGCGTGGTCCGTGAGGGAGCCGCGGAGCCGACCGCCACCGTCACCGCGCCCGTGGCGGTGAGCAAGACTTTCACCAAGAAGATCTACGTCCACCTCATGCCCTGGTTCGAGAGCAATACCTCCTCGGGCAATGGCTCCTGGGGTGTCCACTGGACCATGGCCAACAAGAACCCCAACGTGGTCGACTCCACGGGCAGGAGGCAGATCGCTTCCTACTACTACCCGTTGATCGGGCCCTACGCGTCGGGCGACCAGGACGTGATCGAGTACCAGCTGCTGCTCATGAAGTACGCGGGCGTGGATGGCGTGCTCATCGACTGGCCCGGCACGCTCAATTGCGTGGACTACCCCAAGAACAAGCAGAACGCCGAGGCCCTCATCAACAAGACGGCCGCGGTGGGTCTGGATTTCGCCATCGTCTACGAGGACCACAACCTGACGCTGGCGCCCACCTACGGCTGCTCCGTTCCCGACAAGTACGCCGCGGCCCGCAATGACATGATCTACATGCGGGACAACTACTTCTCCCGTGGCAACTACATCAAGATCAACAACGCCCCCCTGCTGCTGGACTTCGGTCCGCAGACGTTCAAGTCACCGAGCGATTGGAGCAACATCTTCTCGCCGCTGTCGACCAAACCGACCTTCCTGACGCTCTGGTACCAGAACGGGGATGCGGGCGCCAACGCGCAGGGCGAGTACCCGTGGATCTACTCGGACTTCACGACCGGATTGCAGAACTTCTACAACAACCGTCCGCTGAACGTGA
This is a stretch of genomic DNA from Archangium violaceum. It encodes these proteins:
- a CDS encoding glycoside hydrolase family 71/99-like protein, which encodes MTHRRFMNEGAGVFAALMLAGCGSASSDTGSVVREGAAEPTATVTAPVAVSKTFTKKIYVHLMPWFESNTSSGNGSWGVHWTMANKNPNVVDSTGRRQIASYYYPLIGPYASGDQDVIEYQLLLMKYAGVDGVLIDWPGTLNCVDYPKNKQNAEALINKTAAVGLDFAIVYEDHNLTLAPTYGCSVPDKYAAARNDMIYMRDNYFSRGNYIKINNAPLLLDFGPQTFKSPSDWSNIFSPLSTKPTFLTLWYQNGDAGANAQGEYPWIYSDFTTGLQNFYNNRPLNVKFGVAYPGFNTFYTAGGWGGPTWGLPYNGTGTFGQTLDMAKNSGVNWIQLATWNDYGEGTMLEPTREFGYGFLTTLQQKLGVPYGQSQLELIAKFHEQRKQYAGNASKQAQLNEAFNYFVALQPDKAATILGGGTTPPPNPTVTNAGFESGMTGWNTWSPNGTAGAAFTETYNGGYNSTYHLTHYSPGAFETWTYQQAYNIPNGNYRVRAWVRKGGDFGFSRLQAKTCAECTPAATNLGTYSAWTQLETPTISVTGNYLEFGLHTQATSGSSFVHLDDVQLIRQ